A DNA window from Luteolibacter luteus contains the following coding sequences:
- a CDS encoding GNAT family N-acetyltransferase — translation MKAGIQIIPATPDHTDAIWQIFHEVIAAGDAYVFEADTSRDAFLAYWFARGTHPYVAIEDGKVLGSYIVKANQPGRGSHVANASYMTASFARGKGIGGLMCRHSLLEAAALGFRAMQFNIVVSTNSAAVSLWQKHGFRIIGTTPGAFRHETLGYVDAHIMFRELASI, via the coding sequence ATGAAGGCAGGCATCCAGATCATTCCTGCCACGCCGGATCACACCGATGCCATCTGGCAGATCTTCCACGAAGTCATCGCGGCGGGGGATGCCTACGTCTTTGAAGCGGACACGAGCCGCGATGCATTCCTTGCCTATTGGTTTGCCCGGGGAACACATCCCTACGTGGCCATCGAAGACGGCAAGGTCCTCGGCAGCTACATCGTGAAAGCGAATCAGCCGGGCCGTGGCTCCCACGTCGCGAATGCCAGCTACATGACCGCGTCTTTCGCACGCGGCAAAGGAATCGGTGGCCTGATGTGTCGGCACTCCCTGTTAGAGGCAGCAGCCCTCGGCTTCCGCGCGATGCAATTCAACATCGTTGTCTCCACCAATAGCGCGGCCGTGTCCCTTTGGCAGAAGCACGGCTTCCGCATCATCGGCACCACGCCTGGAGCATTCCGGCACGAGACACTCGGCTACGTGGACGCCCACATCATGTTCCGGGAACTGGCTTCAATCTGA
- a CDS encoding class I SAM-dependent rRNA methyltransferase: MPTVRLKYFSYHPAIWPRMIGEVTRDASPGSLVQVLDKEGKPFGSGFWNPKAGMPLRIFDHGGDVVGEDFFIGAIQRAASLRREVMKLDETTEAYRAIHADADQLPGLVADKFGKVMSLEVTNLAAFQRLDDWIPAIHEAFGTEKVHVRVDPDLARIEGIPSLTHPLSEKLRPLKIREHGVTFEIDPSGGHKTGFFCDQRENRKTFASLAKDRSVLDLCCYTGGFSVSASLAGAADVTAVDLDENAVEMAKRNANLNQQRIKFTHADAFTWSRTMIENGRQWDLVIADPPKFIHNREDRIGHNKYHDLNTLAMKMVKPGGLFVTCSCSGMLSADEFEKIVVSAAHRQNRRLQIFDRTGAGPDHPTISNYPESRYLKLLWCRVL, translated from the coding sequence GTGCCGACCGTCCGCCTCAAATACTTCAGCTACCACCCCGCGATCTGGCCCCGCATGATCGGGGAGGTCACCCGCGATGCCTCGCCCGGTTCGCTGGTTCAGGTACTCGATAAGGAGGGCAAGCCCTTCGGCAGCGGTTTCTGGAATCCCAAGGCGGGCATGCCGCTCCGCATTTTCGACCACGGCGGCGATGTGGTGGGCGAAGATTTCTTCATCGGTGCCATCCAGCGCGCCGCTTCCCTCCGCCGGGAGGTCATGAAGCTGGACGAGACCACCGAGGCCTATCGCGCCATTCACGCCGATGCCGACCAGCTTCCCGGCCTCGTCGCCGACAAGTTCGGCAAGGTGATGTCGCTCGAAGTGACGAACCTCGCCGCCTTCCAACGGCTCGACGACTGGATCCCCGCGATTCACGAAGCCTTCGGCACCGAAAAGGTCCACGTCCGCGTCGACCCGGATCTCGCCCGGATCGAGGGCATCCCCTCCCTCACCCACCCGCTTTCCGAAAAACTTCGCCCGCTGAAAATCCGCGAGCACGGCGTGACCTTCGAGATCGATCCCTCCGGCGGACACAAGACCGGCTTCTTCTGTGACCAGCGCGAAAACCGGAAGACCTTCGCATCCTTGGCAAAGGACCGCAGCGTCCTCGACCTCTGCTGTTACACCGGAGGTTTCTCGGTCAGCGCCTCACTCGCCGGAGCCGCCGACGTCACCGCCGTGGACCTGGATGAAAACGCCGTCGAGATGGCGAAGCGAAACGCGAACCTGAACCAGCAGCGGATCAAGTTCACCCATGCTGACGCCTTCACTTGGTCGCGCACCATGATCGAGAACGGCCGCCAGTGGGACCTCGTGATCGCGGACCCGCCGAAGTTCATCCACAACCGCGAGGACCGCATCGGCCACAACAAGTATCACGATCTGAATACGCTCGCCATGAAGATGGTGAAGCCCGGCGGCCTCTTCGTCACCTGCTCCTGCTCCGGCATGCTCTCTGCGGATGAGTTCGAAAAAATCGTCGTCTCCGCCGCGCATCGCCAGAACCGCCGCCTGCAGATTTTCGATCGTACCGGTGCTGGCCCCGATCACCCCACGATCTCAAACTACCCCGAGTCCCGCTACCTGAAGCTACTCTGGTGCCGGGTGCTGTGA
- a CDS encoding PqiC family protein — MRPYLLLALILASCAEPKSFYVLNAEGPAPSGGGMGVGVGPISIAGYLDRPNLVFQESGTRMSVSENHRWAGDLEENIARVTASNLGRKLGTGNVRVYPWGSDGELRYQVSLDIRQLHATADGDAVIDAAWRVYSLPDRRMISSKSWSGTEDLTNDGFEGMAEAESRLLGRLADEIAVSLR, encoded by the coding sequence ATGCGCCCCTACCTTCTCCTCGCCCTGATCCTCGCTTCCTGCGCGGAGCCGAAGTCCTTCTACGTGCTGAACGCCGAAGGCCCGGCCCCTTCCGGCGGCGGCATGGGCGTGGGCGTCGGACCGATCTCGATCGCCGGCTATCTGGACCGCCCGAATCTAGTCTTCCAGGAAAGCGGCACCCGCATGTCCGTCTCGGAGAACCACCGCTGGGCCGGAGATCTGGAGGAAAATATCGCCCGCGTGACCGCCAGCAATCTGGGCCGCAAGCTCGGCACCGGAAATGTCCGCGTTTATCCATGGGGTAGCGATGGAGAACTCCGCTATCAGGTGTCCCTGGATATCCGCCAACTCCACGCGACCGCGGATGGGGATGCGGTGATTGATGCCGCTTGGCGGGTCTATTCCCTGCCGGACCGCCGCATGATTTCCTCGAAATCCTGGTCTGGCACCGAGGATCTCACGAACGACGGTTTCGAAGGCATGGCGGAGGCGGAGAGCCGCCTGCTGGGTCGCCTCGCGGACGAAATTGCCGTCAGCCTGCGCTGA
- the pqiB gene encoding intermembrane transport protein PqiB: MTEEHENPHEPRAVVRHRRRWSSVWVVPFVALVLAGWLVWKHYHDKGPLAYVRFSTAESIEAGKTEVRCRSVRVGIVEKIELADDLQSVVAEVRIDPESEDLLRRGSRFWVVKPRVSASTISGLGTLITGAYIELEPGDGPPPVHHYDGLEEPPVTSANVPGLRLTLVAEDAGSLTAGSPIYYRGYEVGRVERRTLDVDNRRVRFDVFIQDTYSDLVREGTCFWNTSGIDVTAGADGFKLSTPSFQAMLSGGASFSVPKGGVAGAAVNDGLVFPLYPDEDAAQKSIFVPDRRCLLFFDQSVRGLTVGAPVEFRGIPLGRVTDISFENSPSGDSRVPVLIEIDSDVLKKAVENVDQSQDVLAEGVRRGLRASLSTGSLLTGALFVALDFVPNAPPATLTKSGEFDVIPTQSSGLAQLEDKINSILAKLERLPLEETLDKFGNAADEIAITVKDARGAIDEAEAALAQAKKLLARDETQNLTAELEATLKEVRGSVESLGPNGAMQGDLARTLDELRAALRAFKTLSDSIEEKPNSLLFGRDSSGNAQPKAKKK, translated from the coding sequence ATGACTGAAGAACACGAGAACCCCCATGAACCGCGCGCCGTCGTGCGCCACCGCCGCCGCTGGAGCAGCGTGTGGGTGGTCCCCTTCGTGGCCCTGGTCCTCGCCGGATGGCTGGTGTGGAAACACTACCACGACAAGGGCCCGCTGGCCTACGTGCGGTTCTCCACCGCGGAGAGCATCGAGGCTGGCAAGACCGAAGTCCGCTGCCGCTCGGTGCGCGTCGGCATCGTCGAAAAAATCGAACTCGCGGACGACCTCCAGTCCGTTGTCGCGGAAGTCCGCATCGATCCCGAGTCCGAGGACCTGCTGCGTCGCGGCAGCCGCTTCTGGGTCGTAAAACCTCGCGTCTCCGCTTCCACCATCTCCGGCCTCGGCACCCTCATCACCGGTGCCTACATCGAGTTGGAGCCCGGCGACGGCCCGCCGCCGGTCCATCATTACGATGGCCTCGAAGAACCGCCCGTCACCAGTGCCAACGTCCCCGGCCTGCGCCTCACGCTCGTCGCGGAAGATGCCGGCTCTCTCACCGCAGGCTCGCCGATCTACTATCGTGGCTACGAGGTCGGCCGCGTCGAACGCCGCACGCTGGATGTCGACAACCGCCGCGTCCGCTTCGACGTCTTCATTCAGGATACCTACTCGGATCTCGTCCGTGAGGGCACTTGCTTCTGGAATACCAGCGGTATCGACGTCACCGCCGGTGCCGATGGCTTCAAGCTGAGCACTCCTTCCTTCCAAGCCATGCTTTCCGGCGGCGCGTCCTTCTCCGTGCCAAAGGGTGGCGTGGCAGGCGCCGCCGTCAATGACGGCCTCGTCTTCCCCCTCTATCCGGATGAAGACGCCGCGCAGAAATCCATCTTCGTGCCGGATCGCCGCTGCCTGCTCTTCTTCGACCAATCCGTGCGCGGGCTGACGGTCGGAGCGCCGGTGGAATTCCGCGGCATCCCCTTGGGCCGGGTGACCGATATCAGCTTCGAGAACTCGCCCTCCGGGGACTCCCGGGTGCCCGTCCTGATCGAGATCGATTCCGACGTCCTGAAGAAGGCGGTGGAGAATGTCGACCAAAGCCAGGACGTCCTCGCTGAAGGCGTGCGCCGCGGCCTGCGCGCCTCCCTCAGCACTGGCTCGCTTCTAACAGGGGCTCTCTTTGTCGCCCTCGATTTCGTCCCGAATGCCCCGCCCGCGACGCTCACCAAGTCGGGAGAATTCGACGTGATTCCTACCCAGTCCTCCGGACTCGCCCAGCTTGAGGACAAGATCAACTCGATCCTTGCCAAGCTGGAGCGCCTCCCGCTTGAGGAGACCCTCGACAAGTTTGGCAACGCCGCCGACGAGATCGCGATCACCGTCAAGGACGCCCGCGGAGCCATCGATGAAGCCGAGGCAGCTCTCGCCCAAGCGAAGAAGCTCCTCGCCCGCGATGAAACCCAGAACCTCACCGCCGAGCTCGAAGCGACGCTCAAAGAAGTCCGCGGTTCCGTCGAAAGCCTCGGTCCGAACGGCGCGATGCAAGGCGACCTCGCTCGCACTCTCGATGAACTCCGCGCCGCCCTGCGCGCCTTCAAGACCCTCTCCGATTCCATCGAGGAAAAACCGAATTCCCTGCTCTTCGGCCGCGACAGCTCGGGCAATGCCCAGCCAAAGGCGAAGAAGAAATAA
- a CDS encoding paraquat-inducible protein A, protein MEQIRTAAAEGLASCHMCGRVSPVTDVHCPRCHSKLHLRKPHSLERTWCYLIAATAFYFPANLLPIMNVSGLAGNSSDTILSGVFNFWKKGDYLVAGIIFSASIMIPILKMIALVWLCLAGSGLTTASPKNLSRLYHITEFVGRWSMVDVFVVAVLVCLVQLGVISTVTPGPAILSFAAVVVLTMFAAMSFDPRLLWDRYVEHTAEAPPTRND, encoded by the coding sequence ATGGAACAAATCCGCACCGCCGCCGCTGAAGGCCTGGCCTCCTGCCACATGTGCGGGAGGGTCAGCCCCGTGACGGATGTGCATTGCCCGCGCTGCCACTCGAAGCTCCACCTGCGAAAGCCCCACAGCCTCGAGCGCACCTGGTGCTATCTCATCGCTGCGACGGCCTTCTATTTTCCCGCCAATCTGCTCCCGATCATGAATGTCAGCGGGCTCGCGGGAAACAGCAGCGACACCATCCTCTCCGGCGTCTTCAATTTCTGGAAGAAGGGCGACTACCTGGTGGCGGGCATCATCTTCTCTGCCAGCATCATGATCCCGATCCTGAAAATGATCGCGCTCGTCTGGCTCTGCCTCGCAGGCTCCGGCCTGACCACCGCCTCTCCGAAAAATCTGTCCCGCCTCTATCACATCACTGAATTCGTCGGCCGCTGGTCGATGGTGGATGTCTTTGTCGTGGCGGTGCTCGTTTGCCTGGTGCAGCTCGGCGTGATATCCACTGTCACGCCCGGCCCCGCGATCCTTTCATTTGCAGCCGTCGTGGTTCTGACCATGTTCGCGGCCATGAGCTTCGACCCGCGCCTCCTTTGGGACCGCTACGTCGAACACACTGCTGAAGCCCCTCCCACCCGAAATGACTGA
- a CDS encoding paraquat-inducible protein A has product MKRTLPGLSWPRLSDEPIRVSCHFCDALQEAPRLLEGDAAYCIRCGEMLYQNRPRSLARATAFSSAALIFMILAHVFPSITVDSGGMRKELTIVEAADALFHEGNALIGIVALLFTVVAPLTLMGGLFYVAAPLRFGKAFPGALSVTRLFLLSEPWSMLEVFLVGILVSLLKLGAVGDVHLGTGFWALVGLVFCTAYAMAGIDRLELWDRLEIALHDKKS; this is encoded by the coding sequence ATGAAGCGAACTCTCCCCGGACTCTCATGGCCTCGTCTCAGCGACGAGCCGATCCGGGTGAGTTGTCATTTCTGCGATGCCCTGCAGGAAGCCCCGCGCCTGCTGGAGGGAGACGCCGCCTACTGCATCCGCTGCGGGGAGATGCTCTATCAGAATCGTCCCCGCTCGCTGGCACGGGCGACGGCCTTCTCCTCCGCGGCGCTGATCTTCATGATCCTAGCCCACGTCTTCCCCTCCATCACGGTGGACTCCGGCGGCATGCGGAAAGAGCTCACCATCGTGGAAGCCGCGGACGCCTTGTTCCATGAAGGAAACGCTCTCATCGGCATCGTCGCGCTGCTCTTCACTGTCGTCGCACCGCTCACGTTGATGGGCGGGCTCTTCTATGTGGCCGCCCCTCTTCGCTTCGGAAAAGCATTCCCCGGCGCGCTTTCCGTGACCCGCCTCTTCCTGCTCTCTGAACCATGGAGCATGCTTGAAGTCTTCCTCGTCGGGATCCTCGTGAGCCTCTTGAAACTTGGAGCGGTGGGCGATGTCCACCTTGGCACCGGCTTCTGGGCCCTCGTCGGCCTCGTCTTCTGCACCGCCTACGCCATGGCCGGCATTGATCGCTTGGAGCTTTGGGACCGCCTCGAAATCGCCCTGCACGATAAGAAATCCTGA